From the genome of Anaerolineales bacterium:
CGGCGCTTGCGAGCAGCACGGCTACCTCAGCCTGCTGACAGATGTGCAGATCCCGGAGACCATCGCCCAGGCCGCGTCTGAGAGGACAGGCGTACTGGTGGCGCCCTCGGTGCCGTTCGGCTACTCGCCCTTTTTCGCCGCCTATCCGGGAACGATCAGCCTCCGCATCGCAAC
Proteins encoded in this window:
- a CDS encoding creatininase family protein, encoding METRQLSTMNWMQVESYLRSDDRLMLILGACEQHGYLSLLTDVQIPETIAQAASERTGVLVAPSVPFGYSPFFAAYPGTISLRIAT